The region GCGTGTGCGCCCTGCACGTCATCTGGGACGACCTCGCGGAGATCCGCTCGCTCGCGGTGGACCCGAAGATCCGCCGCCGCGGCGTCGGCCGCGCGCTCGTGGAGCGCTGCATCGAGGAGGCGCGCGGGCTGAGCATCCCCAAGGTGTTCGCGCTCACGTACCAGGCCGACTTCTTCCGGCACATCGGCTTCGAGCGGGTGGACAAGGCCGACCTGCCGCACAAGGTCTGGCGCGACTGCCTCAAGTGCTCGAAGTTCCCGAACTGCGACGAGACGGCCGTCCTCAGGGTCCTCTGAACCGCGTCGCCATGTCGCCTCCGTCGTTCCCCGCGAGCGGCCGCATCGAGGAGCACTCGCTCGCCGCCGTCCTGTTCGCGCTCCTGCGCGAGGGACGCGACGGGTGCCTGACGGTCACCCGCGGCGGGATCACGCGCCGGCTCTACCTGCGCGGCGGGATGATCATCTACAGCAGCTCGACGAAGCGGACGGACCGCCTCGGCGAGATCCTCATCGTCCAGGGCAAGCTCACCCGCGCCGACCACCGGCGCTACTGGGAGGAGAGCCGGTCCGGGAACCGCAAGCTCGGCATCACCCTCGTGCTCAACGGCGTGATCACGCTCTCCGACCTCTACCAGGCGGTCTCGGCGCAGGTGGTCACCATCCTCGACCGCCTCCAGAAGATGCGCTCGGGGGAGTTCGTCTTCGAGGAGGGGCGCAAGC is a window of bacterium DNA encoding:
- a CDS encoding N-acetyltransferase, which codes for MSGGAGGVTLRKAIIKDVARIQALVNHYASKETMLGLSLSEIYEQIRDFTVAEGPRRALIGVCALHVIWDDLAEIRSLAVDPKIRRRGVGRALVERCIEEARGLSIPKVFALTYQADFFRHIGFERVDKADLPHKVWRDCLKCSKFPNCDETAVLRVL